TTTACAAGCAATCTTTTCATTAAGTTTAAGATGACATGAGAATACTCAAGTGAATTCAACAGATTCATGCTCACATGCACATGAACAAGAAATAAAGTTCTGGAATAAATTCATCTCCTGAATATCATCACATGATCTTGATGGgggaaataaaaacggtatccaagaaataaaacaattccAAACGCTGATATCTAAGAAGGAGCTTTAACAGGGAACTATTTCACCCTCTAAGTGGTttatatgaaaaacaaaacaaatggttACGTGTTAGCCATGAATGAAAAGGACTAAGCACTAGCTGTTATCCACAGCTTTTAAGACGCACTTGACAGTGTATGCAAATGCAGCGAAACCAACGATGACGCAAATATTCACCAGGGTACTACTCATGAGTCCATTATTTCCTTCTCTAACTTCACCAGCCACCCCTCCCTGGGATTTGTCTGTTGTGGCTGCTTTTGGCTTTTCTCTCTCTTCGCCTCTCTCCTGCATTTTGTCCTGGATTTCCTGGGAATGTGTCAGACTTATCCTCAGCAAGATATTTTAAGACAAAGTATTGAGAAGGGTTGTTACTTGTCCATAAATACCAGCCCTATAGCTATGCACAATCATTTTACATTGTTCAAATAAAATTCAGCAAGAAAGATGGTAAAAATGATAAACCTTTTTTTAACAGCAGAAGAGCACTATTCACTGATAGCAAAGTGGTTAATGAAACCTAACTGAGTGGAGGCAAAGTAAAGTAAAGGCACTTTATTTAACGttggtagttccttcagttacaAAACTGGTATCAATTGACGCTGAAGGTGTGCCCTTTACCCTCCTCCTTCTGTCAGTGTTTTACAGGTATTTGAAGCTATAGCTACATGGATCAGAGGAATGTTGAAacagacgttgaagtcactgagAATCAAACTGGGGATCTCTTTCTCTGAAAGCCGTGcactaaccaactgagccacgccTCCTCCTAACCCATTGGCTGcagtattaattttataaagcTAGGAAGAGTTCAATTTGGGGCTTTCAAGGACAAATCCTGCAGCATCCTTTGCCCGGACAACTGAACCACACAAGCTAACCATGCACCAAAGATGCAgtaacaaagacaaaaacaaacaaagaaaaaaataataatcccTCACCTCTACAATTTCAGGGAAAAGTTCACAGAAGGTTTTATCTTTTAAGTTAAATGGTCCACTCCGTAATGCAAGTTGTCTTTTCTATTACCGGtaggaagaaaacaaattaagtATAAACATATTACCAATGATTGCAACAGCAAGAGCTCattctcacaattccttgaatgttgataattctgtgggacgtaaaagaacctaCGCACTATTTGAAAAGAGTAGGTAGATCCCGGTGCCGTGGCTGCCTTTCgtatgtgaattttttttttggggggggaggtaggtgaggtggggcaccttgGTATAGGACCTTGAAGTCCtcttgtgccctttccctctgggcagCTGTAAATCCTGCCCAGTAGAATGCAATAAATCCTAAATCCTTAAAATTTACATGCATTGTAAGCAAACTACAGtgtgaaaaaaacacaagaaagaGGTTTCAGTGAGCTATCAAGCCAACTGGGAGCAGGTCATTATGTGGGTCAATAATTGACCCACGTATTAATATTATGAGCCCGTAGATGTTAGGTATACTTAGATGATAACATGTGAactttcatgtatttgaaatgcagatTGGAATGAATGTAAATGATCATCGCAATATTTACGTGCTGCTTAAGCTGCAGCGAGATAAGCCCAGTAATACATGAATTTGCTTGAGCAGCGCTATAACATTGTGATGATCATATACAGTCATTTCAATCGccatttcaaatacatgaaaattCATGTATTACCATCATCAgtaatgttattgttgtcTTCAAAAGTATTTCAGTATTGTAACAGGAATAAGAGAAAAGGTGCTTGATTTGTAAACGTATCAAATTCATGAGCATACAGCTTGGCTAGCAGCTAACTGCTTGTAGGCCAAGTCTGTCAACGCTGGATAGTAACTGATCCAGTGTATTGTGCTCAAGTTTAAGTTAAGTTTAAGTAAGTTTATTAACGTGACCAAACACTTAGCTAACCAGCTACTTTACAGGAATagtcacaaatcaaatcaaatcaaatcaaatcaaaatgttgggtttttttttttggtgaaaggggaaaaccggagtacccaggggaaaacctctcatagcagagtagagaaccaacaaactcaacccacatatgacgtcGAGTGCGGAGATCGAACCCGGgtcacattggtggaaggcaagtgctctcaccactaggccaaccctgccaccaaCTTTTAAACTACTGGGgcaaggttaaaaaaaattgcacatcTCACTTACACTACTTGcaatgaattaaaacaaaagaaatgcatgTTGGCCATAAATGCTGGATTATTTAGCAAAGTTTTAAGTAGAGTGGAGTAATTTCTACCTGAAATTCTGACGTTTCTATGCTCCCAAGAGTCGGTGACGTTTCCACCtggaaaatcaaaacaatgtgtacctttttttaatcttacaaacacacaaaaaaatgccaatAAACTCTCTGGTATtataactaataattattgtagaataaaaaaaaaaagacaaagcaaaaaagatgCATAGAAAGTTCTGTATGTAGCTgctaatgataattataataataataataataatcatcatcatcatcataattataatagtactgtaaagaagaagaagaagaagcaagaAATGAGTTAATGCTCAGATACATGTAGTTACAGTGCATTGATTCAATTTCACAGGTACAAGGATTCAATTTCACAGAATCTGATTGAAAGTAACTTGATGCATGCTAACTGCATAATTATTTGATTGATATCAGAAACATGAAGTTGACGGGTCAAAACTAAGTAATCTATCATCGGCAACTTCTAGAATAAAGTCTCAGATGAGTGTAAAGTTGGGTTATTTTAAAGTAATGGGCTAtgagaacaacaacaacaacagaaacatTACTTAAAAGTACCTGCTTATACATAATATTTGGAGAGTAAGAAGGGAACTACTGTATACCAGTAACTCTGATCTGGATCAAAACACAAGTTATCTAATCATGCTTTAGTGGATCACACTGAGGAAACAATACTTCTTTACTGTATGTTCAGCTACTGTAATAGCATACCATAAAACTCAAAAGACCAGTTAATATAGTTGACACCGACCAGGCTGGATTCCAAGTGTCTGGATGAAAATCACTTATTGACAAACATAACCTGAAAGCAAAAGATCAGGGTTAAAATAAGTGAACAATGAGATCATAATGCCAAGATAAGGAAGGCCATAAACATTCTGAAGTACTGACCTGGTATTAACTTTAAAGCGACCATTTGGTGTTGTCATAAATATTCTTGGTGGTTTGAAAGGaaagtcttttgggaaaaCTAGTTTACCATGATAATATCCTTCtgcaaaaaggaaagaagaaaaggcATGTGGGGTACTGTAGTTCTCAGCTCAAATTATGAATTCCTTCACAAATTAAGAATACTTTTCAAATGAtgcctatcacccagatgaaaATAATAC
This sequence is a window from Acropora palmata chromosome 6, jaAcrPala1.3, whole genome shotgun sequence. Protein-coding genes within it:
- the LOC141884508 gene encoding ubiquitin-conjugating enzyme E2 J2-like, whose protein sequence is MAYQKKVHTTAASRLRQDYLRIVKDPVPYITALPLPSNILEWHYVVRGPENTPYSEGYYHGKLVFPKDFPFKPPRIFMTTPNGRFKVNTRLCLSISDFHPDTWNPAWSVSTILTGLLSFMVETSPTLGSIETSEFQKRQLALRSGPFNLKDKTFCELFPEIVEEIQDKMQERGEEREKPKAATTDKSQGGVAGEVREGNNGLMSSTLVNICVIVGFAAFAYTVKCVLKAVDNS